The following coding sequences are from one Augochlora pura isolate Apur16 chromosome 6, APUR_v2.2.1, whole genome shotgun sequence window:
- the LOC144471256 gene encoding tudor domain-containing protein 7A-like, whose amino-acid sequence MDKDEVVKNIRACLMSSKGGLKLDNLSKDYKMLLDESIPFKKLGYSSLISFLNTVPGIKTCDRGGDYFIEAIPTSESAHISKLISRQKTTTKKPKKLMNTRNSIPNRQPVMTKRYPRPAKIAINTTHMLSRENAGLTMQPTKITVYQNNEKPRYIHAAPPTSPSKKLKERQTSAVVSSNQSFNKAKVDTYNKSNEKMVAPVINQKPKTVNNNVDIFPKAKPYNLRERLKVNPTIPSLLNIPTSIPSSPPRSEVSSPLSPGQVSADSKITQFQQSTPSLTSVRKNISKPQSIDPREELKKKTAMLNLPDPLYQICPTAIKNAKERAVFAQVKIGPHGYSSYPDEARSEDEAEKIAAKLALLDLSEKYGSPFRLNETKNKHIINDRILFIIDAHPNGIFMHQVPIYYKQQYREILPGNWEQIIDECPAIVSEKGVDNSVILRRYVSSTERVRNVKSTKTEQIRLHPIGPAAPEPPQLPEEDIWPVTVTFVISTIEIWARLVGETYSDQFDIMTMEMTQYYKKLVSSGKSLSIEVGNYYVVFDDDYWHRVRCIEYNALTEMATVFFIDLGGEDTFHANRLQALDKTFCVLPAQALRLSLYGFEDFSECDSILGQIEKCLIGYPSLFVEVISRDKDKNGPYTTVVFQDTHGPDDVNLNIELSKQIVQQTSAASKLNIGGQLSEVLISHIEKDGNVFVQVKSESMKILVRLLHRLVSTGLNAEEIENCKVTEIDENKTYFVSVNNNWYRGRIVNHFRDQLKAYLIDFGKTVSTYKNNLLSLEKLSDMLAKYPAQALKVHLHNIDSSMFNEKMIAKLKELAPSGDPLLVKVVSSKNNVPVVELFKRIQPSNMLVSINNTLALEDELTRSQGDGNNNIKPRKRIERISSKLVGCEENEVRSLKPPKISALGEYFDVHVTMAAHPGNFTVQPFEDKKSLENMMIELQEACRMYKGPIPTSETVRQGKLYAAEHIDGHWYRVCISSIIKEKMVSVYFCDFGDVSVLPLHKLQPLKSQFLELPYQAIKARLAGIRPINVDWSVEDSLRFQELVVEKNFVSVVVESKADGLSPADTVLGLKLINVSTDKDIHIDQLLVNEGRAVFVD is encoded by the exons atGGACAAGGACGAGgtagtaaaaaatatacggGCATGTCTTATGTCTTCGAAGGGTGGTCTTAAATTGGACAACTTAAGTA AAGATTATAAGATGCTTCTTGATGAGAGCATACCATTTAAGAAGCTTGGATATTCTTCcctaatttcttttttaaacactGTTCCTGGTATTAAAACTTGTGATAGAGGAGGGGACTATTTTATAGAGGCTATACCGACTTCTGAATCAGcacatatttcaaaattaatttcacggcAAAAAACAACAACCAAGAAACCTAAGAAACTG atGAATACTCGCAATTCAATACCAAATCGTCAGCCCGTAATGACAAAAAGATATCCTCGTCCtgcaaaaattgctattaatacCACTCATATGCTTTCAAG GGAAAATGCAGGCTTGACAATGCAGCCAACAAAAATTACTGtatatcaaaataatgaaaaaccAAGATACATCCATGCTGCGCCACCAACATCTCCAAGTAAA aaattaaaagagaGGCAAACAAGTGCAGTTGTATCATCAAACCAAAGTTTTAATAAGGCTAAAGTTGATACCTATAATAAGAGCAATGAAAAAATGGTAGCACCTGTGATAAATCAGAAACCAAAGACTGTTAATAACAATGTGGATATTTTTCCTAAAGCAAAACCTTATAATCTTCGTGAAAGGCTCAAAGTTAATCCTACcataccctcattgcttaatATACCTACCAGTATTCCATCGAGTCCTCCACGATCCGAGGTTTCGTCGCCTCTTTCACCTGGTCAAGTTTCAGCTGACAGTAAAATTACCCAATTTCAACAATCAACGCCTTCATTAACTAGtgttagaaaaaatatatcaaaaccACAATCAATCGATCCACGGGAagagttaaaaaagaaaactgctATGTTAAATCTTCCAGATCCTTTGTATCAGATTTGTCCTACAGCAATTAAGAATGCAAAGGAACGGGCGGTATTTGCGCAAGTTAAG attGGGCCTCATGGATACTCCAGTTACCCCGACGAAGCACGTTCAGAAGACGAAGCAGAAAAAATTGCAGCAAAATTGGCTTTGCTTGATCTTAGCGAAAAATATGGGTCCCCGTTCAGACTcaatgaaactaaaaataaacatataataaatgatcgaattctatttataatagatGCCCATCCGAATGGTATCTTCATGCACCAGGTGCCTATATATTACAAACAacaatatagagaaatattacCAGGGAACTGGGAGCAAATTATTGACGAATGTCCAGCTATAGTGTCGGAAAAAGGAGTTGACAATTCCGTGATTTTGCGAAGATACGTTTCATCAACGGAAAGG GTGAGAAATGTCAAATCAACCAAAACTGAACAAATTCGATTACATCCAATTGGACCTGCTGCTCCCGAACCACCGCAATTACCTGAAGAAGATATTTGGCCAGTGACTGTCACGTTCGTTATAAGTACTATTGAGATTTGGGCTAGACTCGTAGGAGAAACATACAGT GACCAGTTCGATATTATGACTATGGAAATGACTCagtattataagaaattagtATCCTCTGGCAAGTCATTGTCAATTGAAGTTGGTAATTACTACGTCGTTTTTGACGATGACTACTGGCACAGGGTGCGTTGTATCGAGTACAATGCTCTAACTGAAATGGCTACAGTTTTCTTTATCGACCTCGGTGGTGAAGACACTTTCCATGCAAATAGATTACAAGCATTAGACAAAACGTTTTGCGTGCTTCCGGCTCAG GCACTGAGATTAAGCCTGTATGGTTTTGAAGACTTTTCCGAGTGTGATAGTATCTTGggtcaaattgaaaaatgtctaatTGGTTATCCTTCATTGTTCGTTGAGGTGATCAGTCGGGATAAAGATAAGAATGGACCATACACAACAGTGGTCTTTCAAGATACTCACGGACCAGATGATGTTAacttgaatattgaattatcTAAACAAATAGTGCAACAAACTAGCGCTGCTTCTAAGTTGAACATT GGGGGGCAACTGTCAGAAGTGCTTATTTCACACATAGAAAAGGATGGCAATGTTTTCGTGCAAGTAAAGTCCGAAAGTATGAAGATTTTAGTTCGTTTATTACATCGGTTGGTATCTACCGGATTAAATGCAGAAgagattgaaaattgtaaGGTAACGGAAATTGACgagaataaaacatattttgtatcggtaaataataattggtaCAGAGGAAGAATTGTGAATCACTTTCGCGATCAATTGAAAGCATACTTAATTGATTTTGGCAAAACTGTCAGTACATACAAGAACAATCTGTTGTCCCTGGAAAAGTTATCTGATATGTTAGCAAAATACCCGGCTCAG GCTTTGAAGGTGCATCTTCATAACATTGATAGTTCAATGTTCAATGAAAAGATGATTGCGAAGCTTAAGGAGCTCGCCCCCAGTGGAGATCCACTTCTTGTTAAAGTAGTGTCATCGAAAAATAATGTGCCAGTCGTAGAgttatttaaacgaattcaACCGAGTAATATGCTTGTTTCCATCAATAACACTTTGGCTCTCGAAGACGAGCTAACtag atcaCAAGGtgatggaaataataatataaaaccaAGGAAACGTATTGAACGTATCAGTTCAAAACTTGTTGGATGCGAGGAGAACGAAGTCAGGTCTCTAAAGCCACCAAAAATATCGGCACTTGGCGAGTATTTTGACGTGCACGTAACAATGGCTGCTCATCCTGGAAATTTTACTGTCCAGCCATTCGAGGATAAGAAATCCTTAGAA AATATGATGATTGAACTGCAAGAAGCTTGTCGTATGTACAAAGGTCCTATCCCAACATCAGAGACAGTGAGACAAGGCAAGCTTTATGCCGCTGAACACATTGATGGCCATTGGTATAg gGTGTGCATTTCAAGTATAATCAAGGAAAAAATGGTTAGCGTTTATTTTTGTGATTTTGGAGATGTGTCGGTACTTCCGCTACATAAATTGCAACCTCTAAAAAGTCAGTTCTTAGAATTGCCTTATCAAGCTATTAAAGCAAGACTTGCTG GCATACGACCCATTAACGTTGATTGGTCTGTTGAGGACAGTTTAAGGTTTCAAGAATTGGTTGTggaaaaaaatttcgtttctgtaGTTGTCGAATCAAAGGCGGACGGACTTTCCCCAGCCGACACGGTACTGggtttgaaattaataaatgttagcACAGATAAGGATATTCATATTGATCAGCTTTTAGTTAACGAGGGTCGGGCTGTATTCGTGGATTAA